The DNA window AACAAGCTCCTTCTCGACCCCTACGCCAAGGCGGTCGACGGCCAGATCGAGTGGAACCAGTCGGTCTTCTCGTACGACTTCGGCGACCCCGACTCGCAGAACGACGAGGACTCGGCCGCGTCGATGATGAAGGGCGTGGTGATCAACCCGTTCTTCGACTGGGCGGGTGACCGCCAGCCCAAGACGCCGTACTCCGAGACGGTCATCTACGAGGCGCACGTGAAGGGTCTCACCGAGCTGAACCCCGCCGTGCCCGAGGAGCTCCGCGGCACGTACGGCGGCATCGCGCACCCGGCCACCATCGACCACCTGCGCAAGCTCGGCATCACCGCGATCGAGCTCATGCCCGTCCACCAGTTCGTCAACGACTCCACGCTCGAGGAGAAGGGGCTCCACAACTACTGGGGCTACAACACCATCGCCTTCCTCGCTCCGCAGAACACCTACGCCTCCGCCGAGCGCGGACAGCAGGTGCAGGAGTTCAAGGGCATGGTCAAGGCGCTGCACGCCGCCGGCATCGAGGTCATCCTCGACGTGGTCTACAACCACACCGCCGAGGGCAACCACATGGGGCCGACGCTCTCGATGCGCGGCATCGACAACATCGCCTACTACCGCCTGGAAGACGACGACCAGCGGTACTACACCGACTACACCGGCACCGGCAACAGTCTGAACGTCGGCAATCCGCACGCGCTGCAGCTGATCATGGACTCGCTGCGCTACTGGGTGCTCGAGATGCACGTCGACGGCTTCCGCTTCGACCTCGCCTCGACGCTCGCGCGCGAGTTCTACGACGTCGACCGCCTCGCGACCTTCTTCGAGCTCGTGCAGCAGGATCCGGTGGTCTCGCAGGTCAAGCTGATCGCCGAGCCCTGGGACATCGGCCCCGGCGGCTACCAGGTCGGCAACTTCCCCCCGCAGTGGACCGAGTGGAACGGCAAGTACCGCGACACCGTGCGCGACTTCTGGCGCGGCGAGCCGCAGGCGCTCGGCGAGTTCGCGTCGCGTCTGACCGGGTCGGCCGACCTGTACGAGCACTCCGGACGCCGACCCGTGGCATCCATCAACTTCGTCACCGCCCACGACGGCTTCACACTGCGCGACCTCGTGTCGTACAACGAGAAGCACAACGACGCCAACGGCGAGGACAACAACGACGGGGAGTCGCACAACCGCTCGAGCAACCACGGCGTCGAGGGTCCGACCGACGACCCCGAGGTGCTGACGCTCCGGGCCCGCCAGCAGCGCAACTTCATCGCCACGATGCTGCTCTCGCAGGGCGTGCCGATGCTGCTGCACGGCGACGAGCTCGGCCGCACGCAGGGCGGCAACAACAACGGCTACGCGCAGGACAACGAGATCACGTGGATGAACTGGGAGGGCGTCGACCAGCCCCTCCTCGAGTTCACCGCCGCCCTCGTGCGTCTGCGCCGGGACCACCCGACGTTCCGCCGCGGCCGCTTCTTCAACGGCCGCCCCGTGCGCCGCGAAGAAGGGGCTCCGATCCCCGACATCGTGTGGCTGCGCCCCGACGGCTCCGAGATGACGCCCGAGGACTGGGACTCCGGCTTCGGCCGCGCCATCGGCGTGTTCCTGAACGGCGACGGCATCCGCGAGCGCGACTTCCGCGGGGAGCCGCTGAGCGACAAGCACTTCGTCATCCTGTTCAACGCAGGCGACGAGCCCGTGGACTTCGCCCTGCCGACCGACGAGTTCAGCCCGAAGTGGGACATCGTCGTGGACACCGCAGGTCAGCGCGCCGACTCCGACCCGCTCCGTCCCGGCGACGCCGTGGTCGTGGAGGCCAAGTCGATGCTGGTGCTGCGCGAGCACGACCTGCCCGAGCCCGAGGTCGACCACTCCGTGGCGGCGTCGCTGGTGGCCCTGGCGGACGCGGAGATCATCCCGCAGCTGCCCAAGCCCGAGCTCGGGAGCTGACGGCATGCCGCGGCATCCTTCGTCGACCTACCGCCTGCAGATCAGGGAGTCATTCGATCTGGATGCCGCGGCCGCCGTCACCGGCTACCTCCGCGACCTCGGCGTGGACTGGGCCTACCTGTCCCCGCTGCTGACCGCGGCGGGCGGCTCCGACCACGGCTACGACGTCGTCGACCCGACCCGCGTCGACCCCGCGCGCGGCGGCTCGGAGGGCCTCGACCGGTTCGCCGCCGCCGCCCGCGCGGCCGAGCTCGGCATCCTGATCGACATCGTGCCGAACCACGTCGGTGTCGCGACCCCCTCGGAGAACCCGTGGTGGTGGGACGTGCTCACGCTCGGCCGCGACTCGCCCCGTGCCGAGATGTTCGACGTCGACTGGGAGGTCGCCGACGGCCGCATCCGGCTGCCCTTCCTCGGCGCGAGCCTCAACGAGGCGATCGCCGACATCCGCATCGACCCCGAGCTGACCCGGCGCGCGCCGTTCGGCACGCTCCGCTACTTCGACCACGAGCTGCCGCTGGCCCCCGGGTCCATCGCGCCCGGCGAGGACTCCTCGACGCCCGAGGGCGTCCGCGCCGTGCTCGCGCGGCAGAACTACGAGCTGCGCTTCTGGCGCGACGAGGCGGCCGAGCTCAACTACCGCCGGTTCTTCGCCGTCACGAGCCTGGCCGGGGTGCGCGTCGAGCTCCCCGAGGTGTTCGACGCCACCCACGCCGAGATCCTCCGCTGGATCGAGGAGGGACTGGCCGACGGCCTCCGCGTCGACCACCCGGACGGTCTTCTCGACCCCGGCGCCTATCTCGCCCGGCTCGCCGAGAAGACCGGCGACGCCTACGTGCTGGGCGAGAAGATCCTCGAGCACGGCGAGGACCTCCCCGCCTGGTGGCGGACGGCCGGCACCACCGGCTACGACGCGCTCGCCGAGATCGACCGCGTGCTCATCGACCCGGCCGGCGAAGACGGCCTCGATGCCCTCGACGCCCGCCTCCGCGCGGACACCGGTCTCGCCGAGCCGCTCGCATGGCACGACCTGATCCACGACACGAAGCGGAAGATCGCCGACACCATCCAGGTGGCGGAGATCCGCCGGCTGGAGCGCGGTCTCCGCGGCCTCGACGGCGTCCCCGCCGACGAGGCGAAGACCATCGACGCCCTCGCCGAGCTGCTCACGTGCTTCCCGGTGTACCGCTCCTACCTGCCCGCCGGACGCGAGCACCTGGATGCCGCGGCCGCCGAGGCCGCGGAGCGCCGGCCCGACCTCGCCGACACCATCGCCGCCCTCGTGCCCCTGCTGGCCGACCCGACGCTGGAGGCGTCGCGGCGCTTCCAGCAGACGACCGGACCGGTCATGGCGAAGGGCGTGGAGGACACCGCGTTCTACCGTGCGACCCGGCTGGGCTCGCTCACCGAGGTGGGCGCCGACCCCGGCGTCTTCTCGCTGACGGTCGACGACTTCCACCGCGCCAACCAGGTGCGTCTCGCCGCCTGGCCGCACGCGATGACCACGCTGTCCACGCACGACACCAAGCGCGGCGAGGACGTGCGGGCGCGCCTCGACGTGCTCGCCGAGATCCCCGACCGCTGGGCCGAGGTCGTGGAGCAGGCCCGCGCGCGGGCGACCACCGGGCACGGCCCCTTCGACAACCTGCTGCTGCAGGCCGTCGTCGGGTCCTGGCCGGCATCGCGCGAGCGACTGCACGCCTACGCCGAGAAGGCGTCGCGCGAAGCGTCGGAGGCCACCGACTGGTGGGATCCCGACGAGGAGTTCGAGAGCGGCATGCACCGCACGGTCGACGCCGTCTTCGACGATGCCGAGCTGCACGCGCTGCTCGCCGGCTTCGTCGACGAGATCTCGGCGCCGGGCTGGTCGAACTCTCTGTCCGCCAAGCTGCTGCAGGTCACCGGGGCCGGCGTGCCCGACGTGTACCAGGGCTCCGAGCTCTGGGAGATGTCGCTCGTCGACCCCGACAACCGACGCGCGGTCGACTTCGACCAGCGGGCGCGCATGCTCGCCGACGTCGACGCGGCACGCGCCTCCGGCGACCTGCCCCCCGTCGACGCGTCGGCGGCGGCGAAGCTCCTCGTGACCTCCCGCGCCCTGCGCCTGCGGCGCGACCGCCCCGAGCTGTTCACCCGGTACATCCCGATGACGGCCGTGGGCGCGGCATCCGCTCACGTCGTCTCGTTCGACCGCGGGGGAGCCGTGACGGTCGCCACGCGTCTGCCCGTCGGTCTCGCGGCCCGCGGCGGATGGGACGACACCGTCCTGCTGACGCACGGCACGCCCGTCGTCGACGCGCTGACCGGTCGTCGTTACGAGGGCGAGCGACTGGCCCTGTCCGATCTGCTGTCGGTGTACCCGGTGGCACTGCTGATCCCGGAGGACTGATGATCGAGGTGTGGGCCCCGAAGGCCGAGCGCGTCCGACTGCGACGACCCGACCACGAGGACGTCGAGCTGACCGCGGCGGAGAGCGGCTGGTGGAGCGCCGACGTCGCTCTGGCCGACGGCGACCGCTACGGCTTCGTGCTGGGCGAGAGCGACGACACGCGTCCTGATCCGCGTTCGCGCCGTCAGCCCGACGGTGTGCACGGCACGTCGGCGTGGTTCGACGCCGCGGCCCACGAGTGGACGGATGCCGCGTGGCCGGGCCGTGCGCTCGAGGGCGGGATCGTCTACGAGCTGCACATCGGCACCTTCACCCCCGACGGCACGCTGGATTCCGCGATCGACCGCCTCGACCACCTGGTCGACCTCGGCGTGACGCACGTCGAGGTGCTGCCCGTCAACGACTTCAACGGGGTCTGGAACTGGGGCTACGACGGCGTGCTGTGGTACGCCGTGCACGAGGCATACGGCGGACCGGCGGCCTACCAGCGCTTCGTCGACGCGGCGCACGCCCGCGGCCTCGCCGTCATCCAGGACGTCGTCTACAACCACCTCGGCCCCAGCGGCAACTACCTGCCCGAGTACGGTCCGTACCTGCGGGAGGGCAGCCGCAACACATGGGGCGACTCGGTGAACCTCGACGAGGACGCCGTCCGCTCCTACATCGTCGAGAACGCGCTCATGTGGATGCGCGACCACCACGTCGACGGTCTGCGCCTCGACGCCGTGCACGCGCTGCACGACGATCGGACCCCGCACATCCTGCAGGAGCTGGCCGAGGCATCCGATGCCCTGTCCGTCGAGCTCGGCCGTCCGCTCAGCCTCATCGCGGAGTCCGACCTGAACGACCCCACCCTGATCCGCTCGCGCGAGCGCGGCGGCTACGGGCTCGGCGCACAGTGGAGCGACGACTGGCACCACTCGGTCCACGTCGCCCTGACCGGCGAGACCGTGGGCTACTACGAGGACTTCGCGGCGCTCGACGCGCTGCCGAAGGTGTGGACGAAGGGCTTCTTCCACGACGGCACGTTCTCGTCATTCCGCGGCCGCGATCACGGCGCACCCATCCCGGCCGACGTCTCGCCGGCGCAGCTGGTGACCTTCGCGCAGGACCACGACCAGATCGGCAACCGCGCCGCCGGCGATCGGCTGAGCCAGACGCTGTCGCCGGGGCGCCTCGCGGTGGCCGCCGTCCTCACTCTCACCGCCCCCGGCACGCCGATGCTCTTCATGGGCGAGGAGTGGGGCGCCTCGACGCCGTGGCAGTTCTTCACCTCGCACCCCGAGCCCGAACTCGGCGAGGCCACGGCGAAGGGACGCATCGAGGAGTTCGTGAAGATGGGCTGGGACGAGTCGATCGTCCCCGACCCGCAGGACCCGGAGACCTTCACCCGCTCGAAGCTCGACTGGGACGAGGCCGACCACGACTGGCACGCCGACCTGCTCGCGCTCTATCGCGGGCTCGCCGCCTTCCGGCACGAGCGGCCCGAGCTCGCCGACCACTCCTGGGAGTCTCTCGCGGCCGACAGCGGTGGAGACGACCCTGGGCACCGCGCGTTCGCGCTGCGCCGCGGCGAGCTGTCGATCCTGGTCAACCTCACCGAGGGCGAGGTCGCGTGGGACGTCGCACCCGGCCGCAAGGTGCTGCTCCGTACGGTGGACGGCGCCCGCATCGAGGACGGCGAGGCCGTGCTGCCGCCGGAGTCCGCGGTCATCGTCGGTCCGGCGAGCTGACATGGCGGGTCGATCCGAGCGGCGGATGCTGCCGGATGCGGCGGCGCGCGTGCAGGCAGTGCCTAGAGTGAGCACATGAGCGCACCCCGATCGGCCGCCGCCCAGGCCTACGTCACGTCGGCGCCCGTCCCGTCGGATCTCGCGCGCCAGATCGTCGTGATCTCGGCCTTCGTCTTCATGATCATCGGCGCCATGGTCGGGACGGGCCTGTTCGGCGGCACGGCCGTGCAGGACCTGCAGAACGGGGCCCTGGATTCGGACGCGTCCTATCTCGCACCGGCGAGCAGCGCCTTCTCGATCTGGTCGGTGATCTACGTCGGCCTCGCCGGCTACACGGTGTGGCAGGCGCTTCCGGGCCAGCGGGCCCGGCGCCGGCAGCGCGACATGGGCTGGTTCATCGCCGGCACCATGGTGCTGAACGGCCTGTGGCTCGTGGTCGCGCAGTTCGCGACGCTGCCGCTGACGGTCCTCGCGATCGTCGCCCTGCTCGTGCTGCTCGGCTTCACCTTCCGCCGCTCGGTCGTCACCCGTGTGCCGCGCGACGGTGTGGCGGACGCCCTCTTCATCGACGGCGTGACGGGACTCCACCTCGGCTGGGTGACCCTGGCGACGGTGGCCAACACCGCGGCGTGGCTCACGGCCACCGGACCCGCCGAGTGGGAGTCGGCCGCCACGGCGCTCGGCATCGCGGTGCTCGTGGTCGTCGCCGTCATCGGCGTGGCGATCGACCGCTTCAGCGGCTGGCGGATCTCGCCGGCGCTGGCCCTCGCGTGGGGCCTCAGCTGGCTGGCGGTCGGCCGCCTGACGGGCGAGCCGCGCAACGACGCCATCGGCCTCACCGCGATCGTGGTGGCCGCGGTGATCCTCCTGCCCGCACTGGCGGTCGCCGGCCTGCGGGTGCTGCGGCCCGAAGCGGACTGACGCGGCGATCGGTCGTCTCGGACGGGCGCGGTCGGTCGGACGCTCGCTGGACGCGATCGACCGGCGGGTCCGTCAGGCGGCGGGGCCGAACCGCTCGGCGAAGCCCCGGAGCAGGCGCGCGGGCTCGGTGACGGATGCGGCGAGCACTCGCGCGGCGAGCACGTCGTAGTCCTCGGCGGCGAAATAGCCGTCGTCGCGGTACACGGCCATACGCTCGGTGAACGCCTTCGTCGTCGGCTCGGGGTGGAACTGGGTGGCGTAGAGCGTCTCACCGACGCGGTAGGCCTGCACCGGGCACGCCGCGTTCGTCGCCAGCAGCACCGCGTCGGTCGGCACCGTGGCCGTGCCCTCCTTGTGCGCGGTGAGGGCGGAGAACCGCGTCGCCAGGCCGCCGAGCAGCGGATCGCGGCCGCCGTCCTCGGTGAGCTCGATGATGACGGGGCCGGTGTCCTCGGGGTAGGCCTTCGACACGGTTCCGCCCAGCATCCGCGTCGCGACGCCGATGCCGTAACAGGTGAACAGAGCGGCCGTCCGCGACGACGCAGCCTCCTCGGCGATGCGCTCGAGGTCCGCCTCGAGGAGGCGCTGCACATCGGTCTTGCTCGCCTCGGGGTCGGCCACGTTGAACGGGCTGCCGCCGATGAGGAAGCCGCTGTACCGCTCGAACACGTCGTCGGTCAGACGCTCCCGCGTGAGATCGATGTGCGCGAGCTCGTGCTCGTCGAGGCGCGTCGCGGCGCGGAAAGACGCGTACTCCGCTTCGGCGGCGCCTCGCTGGGGGCGCACGCAGACGTACAGGAGCGGCGCGGAGGTCATGGGGGAATCCTACCGGCGGGCATCCGCCCGGCCGCCGCGACGCCGGCCCGGTCGGCGCCGGCATCAGCGTTGGTGTCCCGCTTCCTGCACAACTCGCCGAAGACCTGTGCGGAAAGTGGGACATCACGATGCGCGCGGTGCTCGTGGTCGACAGCGGGTCGTCCTCGTTCTCGTACCGGACACGGATGTCCGGCCCGTCATGTATCAGGCCGCCTCTATCGCACTCCCTCCCCATATGGACACAATGGGCGTCATGACGGCTGCGGACCGTTCGCACCCCCTCGACGACCCTTCGCCGACCGACGATTCCCCGCCGCTGCCGCGGTGGGAGCGCGCGGCAGCGCTGTTCGTGCGCTGGCGCGACGGCGAGACGCGGTGCATGGACGACCTCGTGCGCCTCATGAGCCCCGTGCTGTGGCACGTGGTGCGCGCGTACGGGCTCGACCGGGCGCTCGCGGAGGACGTCGTCCAGACGACGTGGATGACGCTCGTCCGTGGTCACGCGTCGATCGACGATCCGCGCGCCGTCTCCGGCTGGCTCACGACGTGCGCGCGTCGTGAGGCCTGGCGGGTCGGCAAGCTGCAGCGTCGCGCCGATCCGGTCGAGACGATCGACCTGGAGCCGCACCTGCCCTCCGCCGAGTCGGCCGAGGGCACCGCGGCGCGCGACGACGAGACGAGCCGCCTCTGGCGCGCCGTCGACGAGCTGGACCCACGATGCCGCCGTCTGCTGCGGATCGTCGCGTTCGAGGAGCGGCCCGACTACGCCGGCATCGCCGCCGACCTGGCGATGCCGATCGGATCGATCGGCCCGACGCGTCAGCGGTGCCTCGTCAAGCTCCGGGGCCTGCTCGAAGGCCGGGGATGGGGGAGAAGCGATGGATGACCACACTGCCGAGGATGCGGCTCTGTTCGCCCGCCTGCGGGCGGTGTGGGAGGGCGTGGACCCGGTTCCGGCCGACCTCGTCGACCGCATGGTCGCCGCCGTCGCGGTGGCCGACCTGTCCCGCGAGTACGCCCTGCTGACCCTCGTCACCGGCGACACGATGGCGGCGGTGCGCGGCGAGAGCGACACGGCGACCCTGCAGTTCAGCGACGGCGCGACGAACGTGCTCGTGCACGTCACCGCGACCGAGCACGGCGGCCGCCGCGTCGACGGCTGGGTGGATGCGCCCGCGCTCGCGATCCTGCTCGTGCAGGGCGACCGGGAGTGGCAGGCGGACGCCGGCGAGAACGGGCGCTTCGCGTTCGCGGACGTCCCGACGGGGGTCTCGCGCATCCGTCTCGCCGTCCGCCGTCACGACGGATCCCTCGCCGAGTTCCAGACACCGCAGTTCGAGGTGTGACCGATGACGGGGCATGAGGGGTTCAGGCGATGAGCGACGAGTCGGCGCCGGGTGCGGCATCCGCAGGACGGTACGACTGGAGGTCGCGGTACGACGCCGCCCGTGCGCGCGGCACGGCGCTGGATCCGCGGAGCGAGCCGATCCGCGGCATCCGTCCCTATCCGACGTCCTACGACGCTGAGCGTCTCCTGGTGACGACGGCGGACGACGTGGCGCAGCTGCGCGCGGTGCTGGCCCTGCTGGAGCAGGCGGCCGCCGACTTCGGGTGGGCCGTCGAGCTGGAGAACCTCGACGGGACGGCCGTCGAGATCCCCGTCGCGGTCGAGCGCACGCGGAGGGCGCGTGACGCGTTCGCGCTGCCGACCATCCATCGCGTCCGCATCCTTCCCGCGCCGCCGAGCGAGGCGCTCACCGGACCCGTGCCGCCCATCGACGCGTGGCGCCTGCTGCAGCGGGCGCGGGTGCGCAACGGCGGGCAGGCACCCGAGGGCGTGGGGCTCGACCACGTGCTGGACATCGACCCGTTCGCGCGCACGAATCCCTTCGCCCGCACCAATCCCTTCGCCCGCACCAATCCCTTCGCGCGGACCAATGCGCCCGGGGCGGACAGCTACGCCGACGCGGGGAGCGGAGGGCGCCAGGTCGCGTCGTACATCGGGCCTGCACCCCGGCGGACGACCACTCCCGCGGAAGGCGGCCGGCGGCCGGTGGTCGCGATCCTCGACACGGGATGCGGCGAGCACCCGTGGCTGACGCGGGACATCGTGACCTGCGACGCGGTCGTCGACGGCAGGGCCGTGGGGATCGTCGACGCCGCCACCGATCCCGAGCTGCACGGCGACGTCGCGGGCCCCTTCGACGGCGAGCTGGACGAGGCGTCCGGTCACGGGACCTTCATCGCCGGCATCGTCAGGCAGCTGTGCCCGGACGCCGACCTCCTCGCGGTGCGGGTCGCCGACAGTCAGGGGACGGTCCTCGAAGGCGACTTCATGTACGCCATCCGGTCGCTCGTGAAGGGGATGTCGCTGCCCGGTGAGCTCGGAGGGCGGCAGATCGACGTGCTGAACCTCTCGCTGAGCTACTACCACGAGACGCCCGAGGACGATCTGTTCGACCGCACGCTCAGCCGGCTGCTCGTCGCCGCGCGCCGACGGGGGTGCGCCGTCGTCTGCTCCGCCGGCAACGACGCGACCGACCGGCCGACCTTCCCGGCCGCGCTGTGGGCGTGGCCGGGCGCGGACTACGTGGTGGAAGACCCCGCCGACGCGGCACCGCACGTGGCGATCGGCGCCGTCAACCCCAACGGGACGATGGCGCTGTTCAGCAATCTCGGACCCTGGGTCGGCGCCTTCGCCCCCGGCGCGGCGGTGGTGAGCACGATGCCCCCGTTCAACGGGGGCGTGCAGCCGGGGAGCCGCGACGACCGCCACGGACTGCGGCGCGAGACCATCGACCCCGACGACTACTCGGGCGGATTCGCCCAGTGGAGCGGCACGTCGTTCGCCGCGCCCTACGTCGCCGGGATGCTGGCGCAGGCCCTCGTCGCGCCGCTCGCGGCGGGCGCGGCCGCAGTGGCGGACGCCGATCGCTGCGCGGCTCTGCGGGCGGCGCTGGACGAGGTGCGGACGGTGCTGGCGGCACGCGGTCCGCGGCCGGTCTGACCGGAGGATCGCCCTCGCCCCGC is part of the Microbacterium lemovicicum genome and encodes:
- the glgX gene encoding glycogen debranching protein GlgX, with amino-acid sequence MQSWPGSSYPLGATYDGNGTNFAIFSEGAEKVELCLFTEDGEETCVPLIDVDAYVWHAYLPSIGPGQRYGYRVHGEYDPKSGKRFNANKLLLDPYAKAVDGQIEWNQSVFSYDFGDPDSQNDEDSAASMMKGVVINPFFDWAGDRQPKTPYSETVIYEAHVKGLTELNPAVPEELRGTYGGIAHPATIDHLRKLGITAIELMPVHQFVNDSTLEEKGLHNYWGYNTIAFLAPQNTYASAERGQQVQEFKGMVKALHAAGIEVILDVVYNHTAEGNHMGPTLSMRGIDNIAYYRLEDDDQRYYTDYTGTGNSLNVGNPHALQLIMDSLRYWVLEMHVDGFRFDLASTLAREFYDVDRLATFFELVQQDPVVSQVKLIAEPWDIGPGGYQVGNFPPQWTEWNGKYRDTVRDFWRGEPQALGEFASRLTGSADLYEHSGRRPVASINFVTAHDGFTLRDLVSYNEKHNDANGEDNNDGESHNRSSNHGVEGPTDDPEVLTLRARQQRNFIATMLLSQGVPMLLHGDELGRTQGGNNNGYAQDNEITWMNWEGVDQPLLEFTAALVRLRRDHPTFRRGRFFNGRPVRREEGAPIPDIVWLRPDGSEMTPEDWDSGFGRAIGVFLNGDGIRERDFRGEPLSDKHFVILFNAGDEPVDFALPTDEFSPKWDIVVDTAGQRADSDPLRPGDAVVVEAKSMLVLREHDLPEPEVDHSVAASLVALADAEIIPQLPKPELGS
- the treY gene encoding malto-oligosyltrehalose synthase codes for the protein MPRHPSSTYRLQIRESFDLDAAAAVTGYLRDLGVDWAYLSPLLTAAGGSDHGYDVVDPTRVDPARGGSEGLDRFAAAARAAELGILIDIVPNHVGVATPSENPWWWDVLTLGRDSPRAEMFDVDWEVADGRIRLPFLGASLNEAIADIRIDPELTRRAPFGTLRYFDHELPLAPGSIAPGEDSSTPEGVRAVLARQNYELRFWRDEAAELNYRRFFAVTSLAGVRVELPEVFDATHAEILRWIEEGLADGLRVDHPDGLLDPGAYLARLAEKTGDAYVLGEKILEHGEDLPAWWRTAGTTGYDALAEIDRVLIDPAGEDGLDALDARLRADTGLAEPLAWHDLIHDTKRKIADTIQVAEIRRLERGLRGLDGVPADEAKTIDALAELLTCFPVYRSYLPAGREHLDAAAAEAAERRPDLADTIAALVPLLADPTLEASRRFQQTTGPVMAKGVEDTAFYRATRLGSLTEVGADPGVFSLTVDDFHRANQVRLAAWPHAMTTLSTHDTKRGEDVRARLDVLAEIPDRWAEVVEQARARATTGHGPFDNLLLQAVVGSWPASRERLHAYAEKASREASEATDWWDPDEEFESGMHRTVDAVFDDAELHALLAGFVDEISAPGWSNSLSAKLLQVTGAGVPDVYQGSELWEMSLVDPDNRRAVDFDQRARMLADVDAARASGDLPPVDASAAAKLLVTSRALRLRRDRPELFTRYIPMTAVGAASAHVVSFDRGGAVTVATRLPVGLAARGGWDDTVLLTHGTPVVDALTGRRYEGERLALSDLLSVYPVALLIPED
- the treZ gene encoding malto-oligosyltrehalose trehalohydrolase, whose protein sequence is MIEVWAPKAERVRLRRPDHEDVELTAAESGWWSADVALADGDRYGFVLGESDDTRPDPRSRRQPDGVHGTSAWFDAAAHEWTDAAWPGRALEGGIVYELHIGTFTPDGTLDSAIDRLDHLVDLGVTHVEVLPVNDFNGVWNWGYDGVLWYAVHEAYGGPAAYQRFVDAAHARGLAVIQDVVYNHLGPSGNYLPEYGPYLREGSRNTWGDSVNLDEDAVRSYIVENALMWMRDHHVDGLRLDAVHALHDDRTPHILQELAEASDALSVELGRPLSLIAESDLNDPTLIRSRERGGYGLGAQWSDDWHHSVHVALTGETVGYYEDFAALDALPKVWTKGFFHDGTFSSFRGRDHGAPIPADVSPAQLVTFAQDHDQIGNRAAGDRLSQTLSPGRLAVAAVLTLTAPGTPMLFMGEEWGASTPWQFFTSHPEPELGEATAKGRIEEFVKMGWDESIVPDPQDPETFTRSKLDWDEADHDWHADLLALYRGLAAFRHERPELADHSWESLAADSGGDDPGHRAFALRRGELSILVNLTEGEVAWDVAPGRKVLLRTVDGARIEDGEAVLPPESAVIVGPAS
- a CDS encoding tryptophan-rich sensory protein codes for the protein MSAPRSAAAQAYVTSAPVPSDLARQIVVISAFVFMIIGAMVGTGLFGGTAVQDLQNGALDSDASYLAPASSAFSIWSVIYVGLAGYTVWQALPGQRARRRQRDMGWFIAGTMVLNGLWLVVAQFATLPLTVLAIVALLVLLGFTFRRSVVTRVPRDGVADALFIDGVTGLHLGWVTLATVANTAAWLTATGPAEWESAATALGIAVLVVVAVIGVAIDRFSGWRISPALALAWGLSWLAVGRLTGEPRNDAIGLTAIVVAAVILLPALAVAGLRVLRPEAD
- a CDS encoding glutamine amidotransferase-related protein, with the protein product MTSAPLLYVCVRPQRGAAEAEYASFRAATRLDEHELAHIDLTRERLTDDVFERYSGFLIGGSPFNVADPEASKTDVQRLLEADLERIAEEAASSRTAALFTCYGIGVATRMLGGTVSKAYPEDTGPVIIELTEDGGRDPLLGGLATRFSALTAHKEGTATVPTDAVLLATNAACPVQAYRVGETLYATQFHPEPTTKAFTERMAVYRDDGYFAAEDYDVLAARVLAASVTEPARLLRGFAERFGPAA
- a CDS encoding RNA polymerase sigma factor is translated as MTAADRSHPLDDPSPTDDSPPLPRWERAAALFVRWRDGETRCMDDLVRLMSPVLWHVVRAYGLDRALAEDVVQTTWMTLVRGHASIDDPRAVSGWLTTCARREAWRVGKLQRRADPVETIDLEPHLPSAESAEGTAARDDETSRLWRAVDELDPRCRRLLRIVAFEERPDYAGIAADLAMPIGSIGPTRQRCLVKLRGLLEGRGWGRSDG
- a CDS encoding S8 family peptidase: MSDESAPGAASAGRYDWRSRYDAARARGTALDPRSEPIRGIRPYPTSYDAERLLVTTADDVAQLRAVLALLEQAAADFGWAVELENLDGTAVEIPVAVERTRRARDAFALPTIHRVRILPAPPSEALTGPVPPIDAWRLLQRARVRNGGQAPEGVGLDHVLDIDPFARTNPFARTNPFARTNPFARTNAPGADSYADAGSGGRQVASYIGPAPRRTTTPAEGGRRPVVAILDTGCGEHPWLTRDIVTCDAVVDGRAVGIVDAATDPELHGDVAGPFDGELDEASGHGTFIAGIVRQLCPDADLLAVRVADSQGTVLEGDFMYAIRSLVKGMSLPGELGGRQIDVLNLSLSYYHETPEDDLFDRTLSRLLVAARRRGCAVVCSAGNDATDRPTFPAALWAWPGADYVVEDPADAAPHVAIGAVNPNGTMALFSNLGPWVGAFAPGAAVVSTMPPFNGGVQPGSRDDRHGLRRETIDPDDYSGGFAQWSGTSFAAPYVAGMLAQALVAPLAAGAAAVADADRCAALRAALDEVRTVLAARGPRPV